One Vespa crabro chromosome 9, iyVesCrab1.2, whole genome shotgun sequence genomic region harbors:
- the LOC124426926 gene encoding protein PXR1-like has translation MLAAFFRGAFIIGILAWYSISVWKMIDGYFRDQFASYLHEEYRKNPHMKAAHMKDAVNEVGKNDAVHTDGEVPSNKIDELVKAESCPVDKVDNDKILESCNISEKILKVDRPNDSVEKEILMKISTEKELNNVDNDDDDKDKDERQTMKSIEKMADEEKRLKKKEFPSSKEFDEEIEKKKNKKKKKDEKGREKEMERERDREKKKKDEEEKTKKQKKKRVKTITLNEEDFLSVKNRRGTIGRDEDFWEFEEDEEKQKIEDEEVGILISDLPFKPKLDIGRLERITPDEYCPLTLDDELSCGETTKWP, from the coding sequence ATGTTGGCCGCTTTCTTTCGCGGTGCATTTATCATCGGCATTCTCGCTTGGTACAGCATCAGCGTTTGGAAAATGATCGACGGTTATTTTAGAGATCAATTTGCCAGTTACCTGCATGAGGAATATCGAAAAAATCCGCATATGAAGGCTGCCCATATGAAGGATGCCGTCAATGAGGTTGGTAAGAACGATGCCGTACATACCGACGGGGAAGTTCCGTCAAATAAAATCGACGAACTCGTAAAAGCTGAGAGTTGTCCGGTCGATAAGGTAgacaacgataaaatattggaATCTTGCAATATCTcagaaaaaattttgaaagttGATCGACCGAACGATtccgttgaaaaagaaatcttaatgaaaatttcaacGGAGAAGGAATTGAATAATGTCGacaatgatgacgacgacaaagaTAAAGACGAACGTCAAACGATGAAAAGTATTGAGAAAATGGCGGACGAGGAGAAGAggctgaaaaaaaaagaatttccttCGAGTAAGGAATTTGACGAagaaattgagaaaaagaagaacaagaagaagaagaaagatgagaaggggagggagaaggagatggagagggagagggatagggagaagaagaaaaaggatgaggaagaaaaaacgaaaaagcagaagaagaaacgagtaAAAACGATCACCCTTAACGAAGAAGATTTTCTAAGCGTCAAAAATAGACGAGGTACGATCGGACGTGACGAAGATTTTTGGGAATtcgaggaggacgaggagaagCAAAAGATTGAGGATGAAGAAGTTGGTATACTAATCTCCGATCTTCCATTCAAGCCTAAACTCGACATCGGTCGTTTGGAAAGAATTACGCCCGATGAATATTGCCCTTTGACCTTGGACGACGAACTTTCCTGCGGGGAGACCACCAAGTGGCCCTAA